The following are encoded in a window of Haliotis asinina isolate JCU_RB_2024 chromosome 14, JCU_Hal_asi_v2, whole genome shotgun sequence genomic DNA:
- the LOC137262023 gene encoding uncharacterized protein, giving the protein MEFSMNILAGYCLIVCGSCTKINVISTGDRKMYNTHDYGVDIKSRSAILFRVKGCNDGYIRLYDGPDFSSAKNAYILLGGWGNDKCLMEPCSACSTRYSQRYPYLNCNEMRPMWVNWTGRLLSVGEGAYVGERTFMFTDQQRDFDVQYFAVGSGWNAVFDWEFDGYPGNYFELVVPNGWSTRQMLSSVTASSLIHCIIKCHGRISCRSVSYQSTTITCQLYFERPRSVDIHPDNTWKTWMESNV; this is encoded by the exons ATGGAATTCTCCATGAACATTTTGGCAG GCTACTGTTTGATCGTCTGTGGTTCCTGCACAAAGATCAACGTCATTTCTACCGGAGACCGCAAGATGTACAACACGCACGACTATGGCGTTGACATCAAGAGTAGGTCAGCAATTCTCTTCCGGGTCAAAGGGTGCAATGATGGTTACATACGACTGTATGATGGACCCGACTTCAGCTCAGCTAAGAACGCCTACATTCTGCTTGGTGGATGGGGAAATGATAAGTGTTTGATGGAGCCGTGCAGTGCTTGTTCAACCCGATACTCTCAAAGATACCCATACTTGAATTGTAACGAGATGAGGCCAATGTGGGTCAACTGGACAGGCAGATTGCTTAGCGTCGGCGAAGGAGCTTACGTGGGAGAACGAACCTTCATGTTTACTGACCAGCAGAGGGACTTTGACGTCCAGTATTTTGCAGTTGGATCCGGATGGAATGCAGTATTTGACTGGGAATTCG ATGGCTACCCCGGGAATTACTTTGAGCTTGTGGTGCCTAATGGTTGGAGTACACGCCAAATGTTGTCTTCAGTGACGGCCTCCTCTCTGATACACTGCATCATAAAATGTCACGGCAGGATCAGCTGTAGGTCAGTCAGTTACCAGAGCACAACCATCACCTGTCAGTTATACTTTGAACGGCCACGTTCCGTTGATATCCACCCTGACAACACTTGGAAAACGTGGATGGAGAGTAATGTGTGA
- the LOC137260629 gene encoding uncharacterized protein: MGFSIHTVAGFYLVVCGSCTNINVISTGDYTMYNTHDYGVDIKNRSAILFRVKGCNDGHIRLYDGPDFSSAKNAYILLGGWGNDKCLMEPCSACSTRYSQRYPYLNCNEMRPMWVNWTGRLLSIGEGTYVGERTFMFTEQQRDFDVQYFAVGSGWNAVFDWEFDGYPGNYFELMVPYGWSTRQMLSSVTAASMVNCIRRCQGMISCRSVSYQSTTGTCQLYFERPRPSDINPDNTWETWTERNM, translated from the exons ATGGGATTCTCTATCCACACTGTTGCAG GATTCTATCTTGTCGTCTGTGGTTCCTGCACAAACATCAACGTCATTTCTACCGGAGATTACACGATGTATAATACACACGACTATGGCGTTGACATCAAGAATAGGTCAGCAATTCTCTTCCGGGTCAAAGGGTGCAATGATGGACACATACGACTGTATGATGGCCCCGACTTCAGCTCAGCTAAGAACGCCTACATTTTGCTTGGTGGATGGGGAAATGATAAGTGTTTGATGGAGCCGTGCAGTGCTTGTTCAACCCGATACTCTCAAAGATACCCATACTTGAATTGTAACGAGATGAGGCCAATGTGGGTCAACTGGACTGGCAGATTGCTTAGCATCGGTGAAGGAACTTACGTGGGAGAACGAAccttcatgtttactgaacagcaaagggACTTTGACGTCCAGTATTTTGCAGTTGGATCCGGTTGGAATGCAGTATTTGACTGGGAATTCG ATGGCTACCCCGGGAATTACTTTGAGCTTATGGTGCCTTATGGTTGGAGTACACGCCAAATGTTGTCTTCAGTGACGGCCGCTTCTATGGTAAACTGCATCAGAAGATGTCAAGGCATGATCAGCTGTAGGTCGGTCAGCTACCAGAGCACAACCGGCACCTGTCAGTTATATTTTGAACGGCCACGACCCTCTGATATCAATCCTGACAACACTTGGGAAACATGGACGGAGAGAAACATGTGA